The stretch of DNA aagctgatataaagtaatacatattaaaaaaaaatgttttatggcttttctgtcaaaaacaacttagtttttttatagtaaaactgaaatatgcagtatttagtaattagagccctaaaagatcaataatgcaggacaccattgatttgaattctttcatatttttgagtaatcaaaaatcactaaatatatttgggatccaaaaggtgccccactcataaagtgatacatttttattaggtttttcttttactttcaacacgtaagttacgagatcaacttcagatatatctgtcgattttatgctggaactattattttgtttgttttatgcgcttttgtcaaagaaaactttgatgtttttatatggcaaccacacaatatatgcaatatttaccacataaaacattttaaagtgaaatatatgaagtaattggagccctgaaaataattcattataacatggatttttttgtctttttttttttttttttggagcaatggcaaaaaaagaaaaatgaagaaagacaaaagaaaaaaaaacagcctgcatggcagcttttgtgtcaacattgcaactttttctcgttagatttcacctcattccactttttttaatgttcttttttatttttacaatagtatttccagaatgtgtggcgggccggtaaacaattagctgcgggccgcaaatggcccccgagccgcactttggacacccctgctataagagaacagctgtagtgctgtattctgaggatcatgtcatatttaatttgaactttttttcttttttttttaatggtcctcagtagtcacgaacaaatttgtgtgaattatgcaaaattatttaaatgtggtcctcatgaaccatattaactcttttttccccagggtcccaaGTAagtatgatcagcacattacttcatcaatccagagatttaaagacgtgtatgagctaactgggcagtggccattttaccccaaaaaaatgtatgcctccacaacctgtagaaagggtggtccccacaagtgatgattaaaaacttggtccccattccaaatgataaccagtatgtgtgtgtgtgtgtgtgtgtgtgtgtgtgtgtgtgtgtgtgtgtgtgtgtgtgtgtgtgtgtgtgtgtgtgtgtgtgtgtgtgtgtgtgtagtcccaGGTCTGCCAGTTGTTGCCAATGTTCAAAGGTTTTTCCTTGCAGGATATTATTCCACTCTTCTGCAGTCCAGGGATAAATCCAGGTAAACCGTTGGTATGCTGCTCCATAAATCGTATTAAGGTGCAGCACTGCCAGagggcacacatgcacacaagttTCTGTTTAAccgcacaaaaaaacaaaaccaaaaaaaaaccaggTTACCTTAGCTCTGAGAAGAGACAATCGCCTAATTTCAAGTGATTGTTTTACTTGTAGTCTgcggacatttgtgtttttgaaATGGACCATCCTGTCTGCTGGTGTGAGGCCCACTCATCATTGGAGCATGTGTGCTTTTGTGAGTGTACGTGAGCACGCCTGTGTGGTCTGAATGACACATGTAAACAAAATGTAACTGAAAAAACTAATAGTATAAACCACTGGCCTTTATTAAATGACATCACAAAATTGTAGTGGACTCTAGATGTGAGGGTGACATCTAGTGGTCATAGGGCAgactttatccatccatccatccatccattttctaccgcttgtccctttcggggtggcagggggtgctggagcctatctcagctgcattatcaAAAAATTAAATTGActtatttgtttttgcaaatattactgtagatgtttatgaaaaaaatgtggattCCTGTCGATGTAATGATGTCATACATACGTCATACACCTGCTATTTAAGTTCAACCAGTCCTGGAAATTAGCCAATAAAGCCAACACGTCTCAATTATAATTGTATAGTACTTGTGATGTGTTTGTACTATTGTTAAAGAGGTTCACATTCattttaaaggcctcaccttttctcctccaaacatattgctgggtattgcggccaaacagctacatttttgtttcatctgacaccacatggacaaagataagaccctctggaggaaagttctgtggtcggatggaaaaaaaaaatagctgtttggccacaaatcccagcaatatgtttggaggagaaaaggtgaggcttttaatcccaggaacaccattccttccGTCAAGCAtgctggtggtagtattatgctctgggcctgttttgctgccaatggaactggtgctttacagagagtaaatgggacaatgaaaaaggaggattgcctccaaattcttcaggactacCTAAAATCTTTAGCccgggtgcagttgggtgttccaacaggacaatgaccccaaacacacgtcaaaggtggtaaaggaatggctaaatcaggctagaattaaggttttaaatggccttcccagagtcctgacttaaacgtgtggacaatgctgaagaaacaagtccatgtcagaaaaccaacaaatttagctgaactgcaccaattttgtcaagaggagtggtcagaaattcaaccagaagcttgtggatggctaccaaaagcgccttattgcactgaaacttgccaagggacatgtaagcaaatattaacattgctgtatgtatacttttgagtttttccttgccctgatgtggcatctgagccgaagatgtcgttgtggcttgtgcagccctttgagacactcgtgatttagggctatataagtaaactttgattgactttgcgataaggtggcgacttttccagggtttatcccgacttccgcccgaatgcaccccccgcgaccccaaaagggacaagcggtagaaaattgatggatggaggactttgacttttgacccagcagatttggtcacattttcagtagacccataataaattcataaaagaaacaaatttcatgaatgttttttttttggtcaccaacaagtatgtgctccaatcactctatcacaaaaataataagagttgtagaaattattggaaactcaaaacagccacgacattatgttctttacaagtgtatgtcccaATCAAGCCAAAACGTCTCAATTAtagttgtacagtatgtgtgataTGTTTGAACTATTGTTAAAGAGGTTCAAatttacctgttttttttttaaatcataaacaataataatgtcgACGCTATGTAGTTACGCGGAAAATTAATCTCTCCCGGAATATTCTGGCGAAGACTCTTGTCCCGAGACGGACTTGTTTTGTAGCAACACACAGCTGTTACCATCCGTCTGTTGTAGTTAGCCAGCTAGCCCAACGCCAGTCTTCGTACTTGTTTCAGTAACCATTTGTCCGTGTTATGTGCGGTTGGCGCCATTtactataaatattaatattataatacgTGTTTTACAGTTGGCTGCACGTTCCCACGCAATATAAAGGTAAGCATTTTTGCGTTACCATCGGGATGCTACTTAGCTTACTGGCTGACATTGTTATGCGGCTTGTTTATGTGTATAGAATATtctagaactctacattaaaacactctctacctctaaaaaccaaaaagctgtgaaaacgatgatgctgtcttccaaatttaaattatttactgtacatgtgtgagcctatggctttgcactttgttatatatatatatatatacaaaccccgtttccatatgagttgggaaattgtgttgtgatgtaaatataaacggaatacaatgatttgcaaatccttttcaacccatattcaattgaatgcactacaaagacaagatatttgatgttcaaactcataaactttattttttgcaaataataattaacttagaatttcatggctgcaacacgtgccaaagtagttgggaaagggcatgttcaccactgtgttacatggcctttccttttaacaacactcagtaaacgtttgggaactgaggagacacatttattaagcttctcaggtggaattatttcccattcttgcttgatgtacagcttaagttgttcaacagtccgggggtctccgttgtggtattttaggcttcataatgcgccacacatcttcaatgggagacaggtctggactacaggcaggccagtctagtacccgcactcttttactatgaagccacgttgatgtaacacgtggcttggcattgtcttgctgaaataagcaggggcgtccatggtaacgttgcttgggtggcaacatatgttgctccaaaacctgtatgtacctttcagccttaatggtgccttcacagatgtgtaagttacccatgtcttgggcactaatacacccccataccatcacagatgctggcttttcaactttgcgcctataacaatccggatggttcttttcttctttggtccggaggacacgacgtccacagtttccaaaaaacaatttgaaatgtggactcgtcataccacagaacacttttccactttgtatcagtccatcttagatgagctcaggcccagtgaagccgacagcgtttctgggtgttgttgataaacggtttttgccttgcataggagagttttaacttacacttacagatgtagcgaccaactgtagttactgacagtgggtttctgaagtgttcctgagcccatgtggtgatatcctttacacactgatgtcgcttgttgatgcagtacagcctgaaggatcgaaggttacgggcttagctgcttacgtgcagtgatttctccagattctctgaaccctttgatgatattgcggaccgtagatggtgaaatccctaaattccttgcaatagctggttgagaaagatttttcttaacaatttgctcacgcatttgttgacaaagtggtgaccctcgccccatccttgtttgtgaatgactgagcatttcatggaatctacttttatacccaatcatggcacccacctgttcccaatttgcctgttcacctgtgggatgttccaaataagtgtttgatgagcattcctcaactttatcagtattttttgccacctttcccaacttccttgtcacgtgttgctggcatcaaattctaaagttaatgattatttgcaaaaaaaagaaatgtttatcggtttgaacatcaaatatgttgtcattgtagcatattcaactgaatatgggttgaaatgatttgcaaatcatcgtattcagtttatatttacatctagcacaatttcccaactcatatggaaacggggtttgtagaacattttatgcctggagcataataatgttgacaaatattTTTATGTTAGTCGTTTtcaaaaaataccaaatttgatctctttTATAGAGATCAACACCCCTGTTTCTCAGCcaatctctgatctcctcccaaaacacatgtacagtCTCACATTCCACAAACAGATGATTGGCATCCGCTACAGCAGTGCTTTTCAACCGCTGTGCcgcgtgccgtgagatacagtctggtgtgccgtgggagattatgtaatttcacctaattgggtaaaaaaatattttttttttgcaaaccagtaatcataatatgcaaatgtgccgttgttgagtgtcggtgctgtctagagcacggcagagtaaccatgttgtactcttccatatcagtaggtggcagcaagtagctaattgcttcgtaGATGTCGGGAGCATGGTTTGTCATGTTCACAATATgcagacagtgtgcaggtaaaaaggtatctaatgcttaaaccaaaaataaacaaaatgcgagtgccgctaagaaaaggcattgaagcttagggaaggctatgcaagaCGAAACTAAAATTGAACTGGTTGCAGtagagtaaacaaaaacaatgctgaacgacagcaaagacttacagcgtgtggagcagcggacggcgtccacaaagtacatccgaacatgacatgacaaattaaacaatgtccccgcaaagaaggatagcgacaacttaaatagcgttgattgctaaaacaaaacaagTGCGGGGAACagtgctcaaggaagacatgaaacttctgcaggaaaataccaacaaaacaggaaaagccaccaaaataggagcgcaagacaaggactaaaacactacacacaggaagacaccaaaaaactccaaataagtcacggcgtgacgtgagagtactttgagacaagagctatagtcatgcatgcttggttatggtttgaattcttatccaacacttgtgagaacaactttttattgtcaatatcagctgcttaGTTTccgtttttaatgttttctgctggtggtgtcttttttcaatgaaaaaaatgtgccttggctcaaaaaattttgaaaaacactggtatagataAACCATAGTAAAACCTAGTTTTACAATTCGAACATAATTAGGGTTATGTTATTAGATATTCATTCTTAGGCTGCGTGAGGAGAGAATCATCACAATGGAACCTGCCTGTCGTAAAGACAAGCCAAAGCTCAACTCGACTCCAACCAGAGGGGAGCGATCGAAACAGAAATCTGCACAGCAAGAACTCAAACAGCGACAAAGAGCAGAGGTGACACACATCAGTGGATTTTGTGTCTTGTGTGTAatccagtcgtggtcaaaagtttacatacacttgtacagaacataatgtcgtggctgtcttgagtttccaattatttctacaactcttattttttttgtgatagagtgtttggagcacatacttgttggtcacaaaaaacattcatgaagtttcgttcttttatgaatttattatgggtctactgaaaatgtgaccaaatctgctgggtcaaaagtatacatacatcaatgttaatatttgcttacatgtctcttagtaagtttcactgcaataaggcgcttttggtagccatccacaagcttctggttgaatttttgaccactcctcttgacaaaattggtgcagctaaatttgttggatttctgacatggacttgtttcttcagcattgtccacacgttttaagtcaggactttgggaaggccattctaaaacttcaattctagcctgatttagccattcctttaccacttttgacatgtgtttggggtcattgtcctgttggaacacccaactgcgcccaagacccaacctctgggctgatgattttaggttatgctgaagaatttggaggtaccgtatttttcggagtataagtcgcaccggcccaaaatgcataataaagaaggaaaaaaacatatataagtcgcactggagtataagttaatttttgggggaaatttatttgataaaacccaacaccaagaatagacatttgaaaggcaatttaaaataaataaagaatagtgaacaacaggctgaataagtgtacgttatatgacgcataaataaccaactgagaacgtgcctgatatgttaacgtaacatattatggtaagagtcattcaaataactataacatataaatcATGCTattcgtttaccaaacaatctgtcactcctaatcgctaaatcccatgaaatcttatatgtctagtctcttacgtgaatgagctaaataatattatttgatattttacggtaatgtgttaataatttcacacataagtcgctcctgagtataagtcgcacccccggccaaactatgaaaaaaactgcgatttatattccgaaaaatacggtaatcctcctttttcattgtcccatttactctctgtaaagcaccagttccattggctgcaaaacaggcccagagcataataccaccaccaccatgcttgactgtaggagtGGTGCTCCTGGTATTAAAGgcatcaccttttctcctccaaacatattgctgggtattgcggccaaacagctcaattgttgtttcatctgacatcacatggacaaagataagaccttctggaggaaagttctgtggtcagatgtgctccaatcactctatcacaaaaaaataagagttgtataaatgattggaaactcaagccagccatgacattatgttctttacaagtgtatgtcaacttttgaccgcgactgtatgtATTGGAATAAAACTTGCATTGTCTCTCCTCCCCATGTGCAGATATAcgctttgaacaaggtgatgacaGAGCTGGAGCAACAGCAGTTTGAGACTTTCAGTAAACAAATGCAGCCGCCAGCAGAATGACGCTGCCTTCACGTTTCAGTTGGAACACGCAGCCTCTGCCTCCAACTAACACATGCCGACTGAAAGACTTGTGGATACCAGGCGAGCACCAATTTTGTCGATTTCTGTTGGTCCACATTGACACTCCGTCTTCAGGCCGCCTTGCCTTCCTTTACCTTAGCAATGGTTGGGAGTAATCTCCTCTCCCGCCTGCTACTATTTATTCAATAGATCTATGACCTGCTCTACCTCCTGAGACACTGTCACCCAAATCAGGTCATGTTGTGTCTATACTCTAAACCATCCTATacaatattttataaatataatgCATAGCTGGGACTACACAGTATTGAGAACGGTTTGCCGTTCATAGAACATTTCTTTTTGGAGGTGTACCTACATTTTTCTCATGTAAACACTGGttttgatgatgatgacgatggatttaatttatatagcacttttctacaaACTCAAAGCGCTTCAGAGAACTGAGAAccgatcattcattcactccacattcacacaattatggtggtaagctacatttgttgcCGCAACTGACACCTTTCCCTATACGTAAATCATTTGCATGAAGAAGCGCACACAAAACGTCAAAATAATTATTGACAGGGCGCTTTATATCGTTACATTTTACCGCAAATGTATTCTTAGccacttcctgctccgtcactgataataTAATGGCACGTTTCCCTTCAAAGTCCCACTGGCTCCTGTGGCGCACAGTGTTAGTGCTTGTTATGAAAGTCGGTGACTTTgacgtagagatgtccgataaatgctttaaaatgtaatatcggaaattatcggtatctgtttcaaaaagtaaaatgtatggctttttaaaacgccgctgtacggagtggtacacagtaccctcccgattttcccgggagactcccgaatttcagtgcccctcccaaaaatctcccggggcaaccattctcccgaatttctcccgatttccacccagacaacaatattgggcgcgtgccttaaaggcactgcctttgcgtgccggcccaatcacataatatctacggcttttcacacacacaagtgaatgcaacgcatacttggtcaacagccatacaggtcacactgagggtgaccgtataaacaactctaacactgttacaaatatgcgccacactgtgaacccacaccaaacaagaatgacaaacacatttcgggagaacatccgcaccgtaacacaacataaacacaacagaacaaatacccagaaccccttgcagcactaactcttccgggacgctacaatataccccccctacacccccaaccccgcccacctcctcatgctctctcagggagagcatgtcccaaattccaagctgcttgttttgaggcatgttaaaaaaaataatgcactttgtgacttcaataataaatatggcagtgccatgttggcatgtttttccataacttgagttgatttattttggaaaaccttgttacattgtttaatgcatccagcggggcatcacaacaaaattaggcataataatgtgttaattccacgactgtatatatcggcatcggttgatatctgaatcggtaattaagagttggacaatatcggcaaaaaagccactatcggacatctctactcggaGTTGAAACCTGAAGGATTATATATTGATGTTAAGATTATTTTGTACCGaaacaatacttttcttttgtattagtacaaaacatcaacatcaaattagattcaagtttgatttaaaaatgtataaaagttgTTTAACATAAATAGTGCGTCTCAGTGTTTCAAACATTCATTAAAAaaccttatttttttaattcctcATACCTTTAACCATAATTTAAACTCTTGTGCGTGACTAGTCCTGTTTTTGTGTGAATAAATTCAGATTTATGGCATATTTGCTTTAATACACATAGCTTTGAATTGTACATGGAACAACTGTGATTACTCAAGTGTGCTACTGTAATAACCTTGTACAACAGttcattttgtgttgtttttattattttaatgttaaATAAACAGTTGCTATCAAACTGAAATGAAAGTTATCCGGTTGTCACTCACAGCTAATTGGTATTATGAACAACTTTTCAGTATGGTGCAGTGCAGTTCTACGCTACGTTATTCAGCATATACTGTTGTCTGTTTATTAACACAGGGAAAATATCAGTACTATTAGGAGAGCAGAGGTGTAAGCTCGATACATAAGGCAAAGGTGGTCTTATTTAAAGTATCACACCAATGTAATACAATACATTGTTATTTCTGTGTTATTTAGACCTGTACAGTAATAGAGCTCCCAGTCACCCTCACTCCAAACCACCCTTCCCAGTACTTTTTGTCGCTCCCTCCATGTTCAAAGGAGATGTAGCGCAGACCGGGGCCATACTCTGAAAATGCGTGGGAGACCTGGTTGAAACAGAAATAATAAAATTTTGgcaaagatattaaaaaaaaaataaggttcAATTTCCTGCATATGTCACCTGTTTCCATGAACAGTCGTCAGTATCCGGGTCCAAGGTAACGGGCTCAGGTTTGAACTCCTCCAAGACCTCTTGGTTGTCATCAAGCAGACACACGGTCATTTGGTAGGTGCAGCCGCAATCTTGCCTCCCACAGTACCTACAGAATACTCCAATTTAAAGGGTTATATAGacctgttattgccctaaactctgcacttacctgaacactcaccactttattaacttgcttagctctgatagagatctgctgtgcaatatgtttttacatgttttattattgtttgttgtcttaagagtattttatgtaggttgtttTAAAAGCGCTGAGTTGGATTGCTGttcaatttcgttgtttccatgcaatgacaataaaggtattctgatctGATTCATATCATGATCGTTTTTCTAATTTTAAAACACTTAattttggtctacataacgtAATGatgattctttggtcaaaaattTGCAAAGATTTTGCTGTAAAGTCTATATTTAAGCGACTTTTTGACTGCCTTTTAACAACTTTTCAGTTTAAGTGGCagagttgttagatgcaaatgaaaAATATCCGCAGAACTATTTTACTTCCGGGTACCATTAAAGAAACCTTGAACCCTTCCTTACAACGCTTCATCACACTAACTGGGCTTTTGTCGCTGCCTCTGCAGCTATGTTTTTGTTCTGCAAAAACCTTATGGAATATGAACACCGGTGATCGCAACACACAACATCCCTGATGATATAGCGAGACCAGTGGCTCACCGTGTTTAGTTGTTGGAACCAAGGAGGAGACAATCTGGTACTATATGCATGTTAAGGTTAAACTTCTACAGTCTTTCACTCTCCAATGCTAAATCCTGTAGGTACACATGTGTATATTAACGATAAAattattttctattctatttCATGTTAATACTTTTCACTGCTGCTGCTTTGAACACTTGTAAATAACAGAGGCTAAAGCCGGCTGTACAGTAAACTACGCTACAAGCTACATCGCGAACGTAATAACGGATTATATTACTAACTAGTCCATTGCCAAACAGTAGTCACTAAttcaattaaaagtagtttttagaaaaatcattattttccCAGAAGACGGTGATGCTATTGTCTTGGAGTAGGAGGCTAAGCTAGCTATACAACATCTTGTGCTAACAATGCTAACGCGGACTCCATTGCTAAACACAGTACACTTttccaattaaaagtagtttttagaaATATTATTTTGCTCTAGGATGGTGACGTTATTGTCTTGGAGTAGAAGGCTaaactagctacacaacaactcgtGCTAACAATGCTAATGTGTACTCCATTGCTAAACAGTACACTGTTCCGATCAAAAGTAGTTTTTAgaaaaatcattctttattttgctgGAGGACGGTGACACTATTGTCTTggagtagaaggctaagctagctatacAACAACTTGTGCTAACAATGCTAACGTGGACTCCATTGCTAAACACAGTACACTTttccaattaaaagtagtttttcgaAATATTATTTTGCTGGAGGACGGTGACGTTATTGTCTTggagtagaaggctaagctagctacacaacaactcgtGCTAACAATGCTAATGTGTACTCCATTGCTAAACAGTACACTGTTccgattaaaagtagtttttagaaaaatcattctttattttgctgGAGTACGGTGACACTATTGTCTTGGAGTAGGAGGCTAAGATAGCTATACAACAACTTGTGCTAACAAGGCTAACATGGACTCCATTGCTAAACACAGTACACTTttccaattaaaagtagtttttagaaATATTATTTTGCTGGAGGACGGTGACGTTATTGTCTTggagtagaaggctaagctagctacacaacaactcgtGCTAACAATGCTAATGTGTACTCCATTGCTAAACAGTACACTGTTCCggttaaaagtagtttttagaaaaatcattctttattttgctgGAGTACGGTGACACTATTGTCTTGGAGTAGGAGGCTACGATAGCTATACAACA from Entelurus aequoreus isolate RoL-2023_Sb linkage group LG01, RoL_Eaeq_v1.1, whole genome shotgun sequence encodes:
- the fbxo2 gene encoding F-box only protein 2 — translated: MARNLLKNPNGEEQLEFWELTENGGSQWRVEDMPGDCGHDFSDAAVTKYFATSFELCLKRQLIDLPEEGFTSEQLDAQPVVAVEDWYCGRQDCGCTYQMTVCLLDDNQEVLEEFKPEPVTLDPDTDDCSWKQVSHAFSEYGPGLRYISFEHGGSDKKYWEGWFGVRVTGSSITVQV
- the svbp gene encoding small vasohibin-binding protein → MEPACRKDKPKLNSTPTRGERSKQKSAQQELKQRQRAEIYALNKVMTELEQQQFETFSKQMQPPAE